One genomic window of uncultured delta proteobacterium includes the following:
- the moaA gene encoding Cyclic pyranopterin monophosphate synthase, with amino-acid sequence MILNGPENGPGEGMAAGRADLRDGFGRRIEYARLSLTDRCNFRCIYCMPHDGLPFIPHERIMSYEEMLRLCGIMTSLGITTFKVTGGEPLCRRGAAGFIRDLAALPDVTEVTLTTNGSLLAPHLEFLAESGLRSVTFSCDAMDQTAFAAIARTDASLDAVKASMENAAALGLRIKINTVPLMGYNDGQLVALARFALERGYHIRFIELMPVGRGRTLSGVPQEELFAAIEREFGGLERVYERTGNGPATVYQVSGYPGRVGFIAALSERFCTSCNRVRLTSTGFLKTCLCHEAGVDLREPARSGARDEELRATIRRAVAEKPAGHSFSFAATGGKEFFMNSVGG; translated from the coding sequence GTGATTTTGAACGGTCCTGAAAACGGCCCCGGCGAGGGCATGGCCGCCGGCCGGGCGGATCTGCGCGACGGGTTTGGCCGCCGCATCGAATACGCGCGCTTGTCCCTGACGGACCGCTGCAATTTTCGCTGTATCTACTGCATGCCCCATGACGGGCTGCCCTTCATCCCCCATGAGCGGATCATGTCGTACGAGGAGATGCTGCGCCTCTGCGGCATCATGACTTCTCTGGGCATAACCACGTTCAAGGTGACCGGCGGGGAGCCGCTGTGCCGCAGGGGAGCCGCCGGGTTTATCCGCGACCTTGCGGCGCTTCCGGATGTGACGGAAGTGACGCTCACGACCAACGGTTCCCTTTTGGCGCCGCATCTCGAATTTTTGGCGGAAAGCGGCCTGCGCAGCGTGACCTTCAGCTGCGACGCCATGGACCAGACGGCCTTCGCGGCGATCGCCCGGACCGACGCGTCGTTGGATGCCGTGAAAGCGTCCATGGAAAACGCGGCGGCTCTTGGCCTGCGGATCAAGATCAACACAGTGCCGCTCATGGGGTATAACGACGGGCAGCTTGTGGCGCTTGCGCGGTTCGCCCTGGAGCGGGGGTACCACATCCGGTTCATTGAACTGATGCCCGTGGGCAGGGGCAGGACGCTTTCCGGTGTGCCGCAGGAGGAACTGTTCGCGGCCATTGAGCGGGAGTTCGGCGGCCTTGAACGGGTATACGAACGGACGGGCAACGGCCCGGCCACGGTTTACCAGGTTTCCGGGTACCCCGGCCGCGTCGGGTTTATCGCCGCGCTCAGCGAGCGGTTTTGCACCTCCTGCAACCGGGTGCGCCTGACATCCACCGGGTTTTTAAAAACCTGCCTCTGCCACGAGGCAGGCGTGGATCTGCGGGAACCGGCGCGGAGCGGCGCACGTGACGAGGAGCTGCGGGCAACGATCCGCCGGGCCGTGGCGGAAAAGCCCGCCGGGCACAGTTTTTCCTTCGCCGCCACCGGGGGAAAGGAATTTTTCATGAATTCGGTGGGCGGCTGA
- the moaC gene encoding molybdopterin biosynthesis, protein C (Evidence 2a : Function of homologous gene experimentally demonstrated in an other organism; PubMedId : 10903949; Product type pe : putative enzyme), with translation MSTHMDENGNAVMVDVSAKSDTVRTAVAEGRISVSPDVLAAVKQGTAAKGDVLGVAQLAGIMAAKKTSDSIPLCHPLPLSHCRVVLETGEDAIRAVCEVKTTGKTGVEMEALTGVSVALLTVYDMCKSMGKGMEIGGIRLLRKTGGKSGDFERS, from the coding sequence ATGTCAACCCATATGGACGAAAACGGCAACGCCGTCATGGTCGATGTCTCGGCAAAGAGCGATACTGTCCGTACCGCCGTGGCCGAAGGAAGAATCAGCGTGTCCCCGGACGTCCTGGCCGCCGTCAAACAGGGCACGGCGGCCAAGGGCGACGTGCTGGGCGTGGCGCAGCTCGCGGGTATCATGGCCGCCAAAAAAACTTCGGACAGCATCCCGCTCTGCCATCCGCTGCCGCTTTCCCACTGCCGGGTGGTGCTCGAAACCGGGGAAGACGCGATACGCGCCGTGTGCGAGGTCAAAACCACCGGCAAGACCGGGGTGGAGATGGAGGCGCTCACCGGCGTATCCGTGGCGCTGCTCACGGTGTACGACATGTGCAAGTCCATGGGCAAGGGCATGGAGATCGGCGGCATCCGGCTTTTACGCAAAACGGGCGGGAAAAGCGGTGATTTTGAACGGTCCTGA
- a CDS encoding Glycosyl transferase family 2, whose product MDVAVGVMRAYLAVLFFVIAAYFVRHYVFTLNRFFARQKISYNDILDDQTFSITVLVPMHNEEKVAAGSFEALRRCDYPRDKFEVIAINDHSADTTREIVDAYVARSRAEPGEWPILTALHRYSGPRGKQHAINDALKIAKGDIVLIFDADYVPPVGILRTLSICFTDPQVGAVMGRVVPINAGANLLTRMQDLERSGGYQVDQQARYNLGLVPQYGGTVGGFRKDLVLALGGFKGNVIAEDTELTFRLLLNGWKVAYANRAECYEEAPETWNVRANQIRRWSRGHNQVLFAYLWPIIRTPNLGFWEKVDGVLLLFIYLLPLLWWLSLADMLVLLFLGQLSLVSGLMPLVLSILYGCIGNFAPFYELAMAAMLDGSSERVRLLPYFLYYFAFSLWYTAVGAVEAVIDRISGRSIEWKKTERFRQAE is encoded by the coding sequence ATGGATGTAGCCGTTGGTGTCATGCGGGCCTATCTGGCCGTGCTGTTTTTCGTGATAGCGGCCTATTTTGTCCGCCATTACGTGTTCACGCTGAACCGGTTTTTCGCCCGGCAGAAAATTTCCTACAACGACATCCTTGACGACCAGACCTTCAGCATCACGGTTCTGGTCCCCATGCACAACGAGGAAAAGGTCGCCGCCGGGTCTTTTGAGGCCCTGCGCCGGTGCGATTACCCGCGCGACAAGTTCGAGGTCATCGCCATCAACGACCACTCCGCGGACACCACGCGGGAGATTGTGGACGCCTACGTGGCGCGGTCCAGGGCCGAGCCGGGCGAATGGCCGATTCTGACCGCGCTGCACCGCTATTCCGGCCCGCGCGGCAAACAGCACGCCATTAACGACGCCCTGAAGATAGCCAAGGGCGACATCGTGCTCATTTTTGACGCGGACTACGTGCCGCCGGTGGGCATTTTGCGCACGCTCAGCATCTGTTTCACCGACCCGCAGGTGGGCGCGGTGATGGGGCGGGTGGTGCCGATCAACGCGGGCGCGAACCTGCTGACGCGCATGCAGGATCTGGAACGCTCCGGCGGCTACCAGGTGGACCAGCAGGCCCGGTACAACCTCGGCCTGGTGCCGCAGTACGGCGGGACCGTAGGCGGTTTTCGCAAGGATCTTGTGCTGGCGCTGGGCGGGTTCAAGGGCAACGTCATTGCCGAGGACACGGAACTGACCTTCCGCCTGCTCCTGAACGGCTGGAAGGTGGCCTACGCCAACCGGGCCGAGTGCTACGAGGAGGCGCCGGAAACGTGGAACGTGCGCGCCAACCAGATCCGGCGCTGGAGCCGAGGCCATAACCAGGTGCTGTTCGCCTACCTCTGGCCGATCATCCGCACTCCCAACCTCGGCTTCTGGGAGAAAGTGGACGGCGTGCTGCTGCTGTTCATCTATCTTTTGCCGCTGCTCTGGTGGCTGAGCCTCGCGGACATGCTCGTCCTGTTGTTTCTGGGGCAGCTCAGCCTGGTTTCCGGCCTGATGCCCCTGGTTTTGTCCATCCTTTACGGCTGCATCGGCAACTTTGCCCCGTTTTACGAACTGGCCATGGCCGCCATGCTGGACGGCTCGTCCGAGCGGGTGCGCCTGTTGCCGTATTTTTTGTATTATTTCGCCTTCAGCTTGTGGTATACCGCCGTGGGCGCGGTGGAAGCCGTTATCGACCGCATTTCCGGCCGCAGCATCGAGTGGAAGAAAACCGAGCGCTTCCGGCAGGCCGAGTAG
- a CDS encoding membrane hypothetical protein (Evidence 5 : No homology to any previously reported sequences), producing MTAPTSGLVCFSTFNRTGPKGETMAAQHAASAGGDAPEQKATISFHRSYRRVTVSPQIIMGGIISLAVTAFLLGGKMYFLPDFTAYAARRMQDLFAGYGFAGSPATVLFGGRELAVFQVLPAIPSPLVCGCAIGAASLCFLLLYRLPLARPTVVIVNLLACIVAFFAALFLLLPGYFNAENLTLAAFFLEISIVTALALPVLFWLVTFPLPTGAVWKLLNLFALEAALFGLFWLKYAIFILLCAWGTYLVAPLIIFFLCSLLDVVYMVALFSLMVSRVSRRVAEDVRVWQWM from the coding sequence ATGACGGCGCCAACCTCGGGCTTGGTGTGTTTTTCCACTTTTAACCGAACCGGCCCCAAGGGGGAAACGATGGCCGCGCAACACGCCGCGTCCGCCGGGGGCGACGCTCCCGAGCAAAAGGCGACGATCAGCTTTCATCGCTCGTATCGCCGGGTGACGGTGAGCCCGCAAATTATTATGGGGGGTATCATCTCCCTGGCGGTGACGGCGTTCCTGCTGGGCGGCAAGATGTATTTCCTGCCGGACTTCACCGCGTACGCCGCCCGCCGCATGCAAGACCTGTTCGCGGGGTACGGTTTTGCCGGTTCCCCGGCAACGGTTCTTTTCGGCGGCAGGGAGCTTGCGGTGTTCCAGGTGCTGCCCGCCATCCCCTCGCCACTGGTGTGCGGTTGCGCCATCGGCGCGGCCTCGCTGTGTTTTTTGCTGTTGTACCGTCTGCCCCTGGCCAGGCCGACCGTGGTCATCGTCAATCTGCTGGCATGCATCGTTGCGTTTTTCGCGGCGCTGTTCCTGCTGCTGCCCGGGTATTTCAATGCCGAAAACCTGACGCTGGCGGCGTTTTTTCTGGAGATATCCATCGTTACCGCCCTGGCGCTGCCGGTCCTGTTCTGGCTGGTAACCTTCCCCCTGCCCACGGGCGCGGTCTGGAAGCTGCTGAATCTTTTTGCCCTGGAAGCGGCGCTTTTCGGGCTGTTCTGGCTCAAGTACGCGATCTTCATCCTTTTGTGCGCCTGGGGCACGTACCTCGTCGCCCCACTCATCATTTTCTTTCTCTGCTCGCTGTTGGACGTGGTGTATATGGTCGCGCTGTTTTCCCTCATGGTCAGCCGCGTTTCCCGCAGGGTGGCCGAGGATGTCAGGGTGTGGCAATGGATGTAG
- a CDS encoding exported hypothetical protein (Evidence 5 : No homology to any previously reported sequences), with protein MKRHWKECGAVCALFVWLLAAALPARAESLRGEGQASLAMRQESAPAGLPGPPGPPGPPGPPGPPGPPGPPAEPGSAVAPATVAEPVKEKKRYLVEMYTNREFISKSYGNWDSGGMRLTRGGEGNSWYVEMNGYNRKKGDGAAAQVVGGLYKDWAERFYTFTSLSTAGDVDFLPRLRVDQDFNFKLGEKKDLVWVAGFSYIDYHTGSSDTIYSTGLNYYLPGWVLGYRFFYNVSDPGSLESTSHSVSIDQGYWRRYMNTLVVSWGNQAYMATYLDSPEAVRRDSVSALLRHRHWVTEDWGFWVQGGALKVKDAYDGANLGLGVFFHF; from the coding sequence ATGAAGCGCCATTGGAAAGAATGTGGCGCCGTCTGCGCGCTTTTCGTATGGCTGCTGGCGGCGGCCTTACCGGCGCGGGCGGAAAGTTTGCGCGGCGAAGGGCAGGCCAGCCTTGCCATGCGCCAAGAGAGCGCGCCTGCCGGGTTACCTGGCCCCCCCGGCCCTCCCGGCCCTCCAGGGCCTCCAGGCCCCCCCGGTCCTCCCGGTCCCCCGGCGGAGCCCGGCTCCGCTGTGGCGCCCGCCACGGTTGCCGAACCGGTCAAAGAGAAAAAGCGGTACCTGGTGGAGATGTACACGAACCGCGAATTTATCAGCAAATCCTACGGCAACTGGGATTCCGGCGGCATGCGCCTGACGCGCGGCGGCGAGGGCAATTCCTGGTACGTCGAGATGAACGGCTACAACCGCAAGAAGGGCGACGGCGCGGCCGCGCAGGTTGTCGGCGGGCTGTACAAGGACTGGGCGGAGCGGTTCTATACCTTCACCAGCCTGTCCACGGCCGGGGATGTGGATTTTCTGCCGCGCCTGCGGGTGGACCAGGACTTCAACTTCAAGCTGGGAGAAAAGAAGGATCTGGTTTGGGTCGCCGGGTTTTCGTATATCGACTACCACACGGGCAGCTCGGACACCATCTACTCCACCGGGCTCAACTATTACCTGCCGGGCTGGGTGCTCGGGTACCGGTTCTTCTACAACGTGAGCGATCCCGGCTCGCTGGAATCCACGTCGCACTCGGTGAGCATCGACCAGGGGTACTGGCGCCGCTACATGAACACGCTGGTCGTGTCCTGGGGCAACCAGGCTTACATGGCCACCTATCTGGATTCGCCCGAGGCGGTGCGGCGGGACTCGGTCTCCGCGCTGCTCCGGCACCGGCACTGGGTGACCGAGGACTGGGGGTTCTGGGTGCAGGGCGGCGCGTTGAAGGTAAAGGACGCCTATGACGGCGCCAACCTCGGGCTTGGTGTGTTTTTCCACTTTTAA
- a CDS encoding hypothetical protein (Evidence 5 : No homology to any previously reported sequences): protein MLYLLVLIALLVVAAPFVPGWIELRRGKDSRPLRIDMEYSKTPFFFGDQFDALLRRSLLPADGAAALEQREYTVQLSRPEKVTVVTAPDWSTEPGARTRNVVYAAGNLTVGEKARFAKELAVEGMAVIGAHSRLRALLSKGGVRLGDGVSVGRWVDARGGGLEAGAECDLGRNAASAGPLSLGPGCAFNNLYGSPIRTFAGKPAAHPVAEGNIRENALVVNAQLFSIPAGAELHNDVIAAQDLKICSGSVIFGDIKGLRNVELEDGVTVHGTVVADQAVAIGQNCRIVGNVFAQGDVTLGFGTQIGEAGHVKSVISHAAIRLGPGVIVYGYAACEKGRVAGEQEP from the coding sequence ATGCTGTATCTGCTTGTGCTCATTGCGCTGCTCGTGGTGGCCGCGCCGTTCGTGCCCGGCTGGATCGAGTTGCGGCGCGGCAAAGACAGCCGTCCCCTGCGGATCGACATGGAGTACAGCAAGACGCCGTTTTTTTTCGGCGACCAATTCGACGCGCTGCTGCGGCGGTCCCTGTTACCGGCGGACGGGGCGGCGGCCTTGGAGCAGCGTGAGTATACCGTGCAGCTTTCCCGGCCGGAAAAAGTGACGGTTGTCACCGCGCCGGACTGGAGCACGGAACCGGGCGCCCGGACCAGGAACGTCGTGTACGCCGCGGGCAATTTGACCGTGGGAGAAAAGGCCCGCTTCGCCAAGGAACTCGCCGTGGAGGGCATGGCCGTCATTGGCGCGCACAGCCGTTTGCGCGCTCTTTTGAGCAAGGGCGGCGTGCGGCTGGGCGACGGCGTTTCCGTAGGGCGCTGGGTTGACGCGCGCGGCGGCGGCCTGGAGGCCGGGGCGGAATGCGACCTCGGGCGCAACGCGGCCAGCGCCGGGCCGCTTTCCCTGGGGCCGGGCTGCGCGTTTAACAACCTTTACGGCAGCCCCATCCGCACCTTTGCGGGAAAGCCCGCGGCGCACCCCGTGGCCGAGGGCAACATCCGCGAAAACGCTCTGGTGGTCAACGCGCAATTGTTTTCGATCCCGGCGGGGGCCGAGCTGCATAACGACGTGATTGCCGCGCAGGATTTGAAAATTTGTTCGGGCAGCGTCATTTTCGGCGATATCAAGGGGCTGCGGAACGTGGAGCTGGAAGACGGGGTCACCGTGCACGGGACCGTGGTGGCGGATCAGGCGGTGGCCATCGGCCAGAATTGCCGCATCGTCGGCAACGTGTTCGCCCAGGGGGACGTGACTCTGGGGTTTGGAACGCAGATCGGCGAGGCGGGCCATGTCAAATCCGTCATCAGTCATGCCGCGATCCGTCTGGGGCCGGGCGTCATCGTGTACGGGTATGCCGCCTGTGAAAAGGGCAGGGTCGCCGGGGAGCAAGAACCATGA
- the rffE gene encoding UDP-N-acetyl glucosamine-2-epimerase (Evidence 2a : Function of homologous gene experimentally demonstrated in an other organism; PubMedId : 11106477, 7559340, 8170390, 8226648; Product type e : enzyme), giving the protein MLTQTFADFGLTPDVSLDVMAPNQSLSGLSSALFKEVDSFLTEQKPDIVLVQGDTTTVQVASLAAFYARIPVGHIEAGLRTWDINTPFPEELNRRVTGLVSRWHFAPTQLARANLLRDQVADTQIFVTGNTVVDALLYTLEAARRNPPALSARVEEAIAQKREIVLVTGHRRESFGRGIQDICQALRRIALTLPESRVIYPVHLNPNVRGPVFDALRDVPNVYLEEPLPHKAFVRLMEASKLILSDSGGVQEEGPTLGKPVLIMRDVTERPEGVESGVNMLVGTGEESIASNTLRLMTNEFAYAAMAAKPNPYGDGRAAERICNTLRCGMCQQHREAA; this is encoded by the coding sequence ATGTTGACACAAACCTTTGCCGATTTCGGCCTCACCCCGGACGTCAGCCTGGATGTGATGGCCCCGAACCAGAGCCTTTCCGGGCTCAGTTCCGCCCTGTTCAAAGAAGTGGACAGCTTTTTGACGGAACAGAAGCCGGATATCGTTCTGGTCCAGGGCGACACTACCACCGTGCAGGTGGCCTCGCTGGCCGCCTTCTACGCCCGTATTCCCGTGGGGCATATTGAAGCCGGTCTGCGCACCTGGGATATCAACACGCCCTTCCCGGAAGAGCTGAACCGCCGCGTCACGGGTCTTGTCAGCCGCTGGCATTTCGCTCCTACCCAGTTGGCCAGGGCCAACCTGCTGCGGGACCAGGTTGCCGACACGCAGATCTTTGTTACGGGCAACACCGTGGTGGACGCGCTGCTCTACACGCTGGAAGCCGCGCGGCGCAACCCGCCCGCGCTGTCCGCCAGGGTGGAGGAAGCCATTGCCCAAAAGCGGGAAATCGTGCTGGTCACCGGCCATAGGCGGGAAAGCTTCGGCCGGGGCATCCAGGACATCTGCCAGGCCCTGCGCCGCATCGCCCTTACCCTGCCGGAATCGCGGGTGATCTACCCCGTGCATCTCAATCCCAACGTGCGCGGCCCGGTGTTCGACGCGCTGCGCGACGTGCCGAACGTCTACCTGGAAGAGCCGCTGCCGCATAAAGCCTTTGTCCGCCTTATGGAAGCGAGCAAGCTCATCCTGAGCGACTCCGGCGGCGTGCAGGAAGAAGGCCCCACGCTGGGCAAGCCCGTGCTGATTATGCGAGACGTGACCGAGCGGCCCGAAGGGGTGGAAAGCGGCGTCAACATGCTGGTCGGCACCGGGGAGGAGAGCATCGCCTCCAATACCCTGCGGCTCATGACCAACGAGTTCGCGTACGCCGCCATGGCCGCCAAGCCCAACCCTTACGGCGACGGCCGCGCCGCCGAACGCATCTGCAACACCCTGCGCTGCGGCATGTGCCAGCAGCACCGGGAGGCGGCGTAA
- a CDS encoding conserved membrane hypothetical protein (Evidence 4 : Homologs of previously reported genes of unknown function) encodes MSTLAYNMTAAALSVSILYGLSLMSKVRTSVRGNLISAFAMAAAILVTMYKDGAFGSPALWVAIAAGVAFGLFLANKVRMLQMPQLVAFLHGIGGGAAAIVGVLVLVDTGAETAFARASAGLALVTGMITIAGSFVAAGKLHQILPQKPVRLNGHSALINLLVALAVLSVLICTFAPDFLFLPNVALMFASGAAFGIVFTIRVGGADMPITISLLNSFGGVSAAIAGLAIADPLLVAIGGIIGSSGFLLTRVMCRAMNRKLISILLGESSLQGKKIAADAAKQPTEARKQPEAAARAVSPGDGAPDAAAVLASAKNVIIVPGYGMALAQAQHKVKQLAEALEANGARVVYAVHPVAGRMPGHMNVLLAEADVDYEQLLEMDTANPMFADTDLAVIIGANDVVNPAANTAEGTPIYGMPVLNVAEAKNVIICNYDTKPGYAGVDNPLYAKAGVIMMTGDAAVTVGSLVAMAQKGTAGSGQDDTGSGKDAVGSGSLGTTLRSAKNVVIVPGYGMALAQAQHKVKQLADALEANGAKVVYAVHPVAGRMPGHMNVLLAEADVDYEKLLEMETVNPMFADADLAVVVGANDVVNPAANTAVDTPIYGMPVLNVAAAKNVIICNYDTKPGYAGVENPLYTQAGVTMLLGDAADSVASLVAALAGAGDTGESAHAAENPDAAVASVLHAAKKVVIVPGYGMALAQAQHKVKQLADALEANGAEVVYAVHPVAGRMPGHMNVLLAEADVDYEKLLEMETVNPMFANADLAVVVGANDVVNPAANTAVDTPIYGMPVLNVAEAKNVIICNYDTKPGYAGVENPLYTQAGVTMLLGDASESVERLIRNAG; translated from the coding sequence ATGAGCACGTTAGCGTACAACATGACCGCCGCTGCCCTGTCCGTCTCCATCCTTTACGGGCTCAGCCTTATGAGCAAGGTCCGGACCTCCGTGCGCGGCAATCTTATTTCCGCTTTCGCCATGGCCGCGGCCATCCTCGTGACCATGTACAAGGACGGGGCCTTCGGTTCTCCGGCTCTCTGGGTGGCCATCGCGGCGGGCGTCGCCTTCGGCCTGTTTCTGGCCAACAAGGTCAGGATGCTGCAAATGCCGCAGCTCGTGGCTTTTCTGCACGGCATAGGCGGCGGGGCCGCGGCCATAGTCGGCGTGCTGGTCCTGGTGGACACCGGGGCGGAAACCGCCTTCGCCCGCGCCAGCGCGGGCCTTGCGCTCGTCACCGGCATGATAACCATCGCGGGGTCCTTCGTGGCGGCCGGGAAACTGCACCAGATACTGCCGCAAAAGCCCGTGCGCCTGAACGGCCATTCCGCGCTGATAAACCTGCTCGTGGCTCTTGCGGTGCTTTCCGTGCTTATCTGCACGTTCGCGCCGGACTTTCTGTTCCTGCCCAACGTGGCCCTGATGTTCGCCTCCGGCGCGGCGTTCGGCATCGTTTTCACCATCCGCGTGGGGGGGGCGGACATGCCCATCACCATTTCGCTCCTCAACTCCTTCGGGGGCGTTTCCGCCGCCATCGCCGGGCTGGCCATCGCCGACCCGCTGCTGGTTGCCATCGGCGGCATCATCGGCTCCTCCGGCTTTCTGCTCACGCGCGTCATGTGCCGGGCCATGAACCGCAAGCTCATTTCCATCCTCCTGGGCGAATCGTCCTTGCAGGGCAAAAAAATCGCGGCGGATGCGGCGAAGCAGCCCACGGAAGCAAGGAAGCAACCCGAGGCCGCCGCGCGGGCGGTATCCCCTGGTGACGGCGCGCCTGATGCCGCCGCCGTTCTCGCTTCCGCTAAAAACGTCATCATCGTACCCGGCTACGGCATGGCGCTGGCCCAGGCCCAGCACAAGGTCAAGCAACTGGCCGAGGCATTGGAAGCGAACGGCGCGAGGGTCGTGTACGCCGTCCACCCGGTCGCGGGCCGGATGCCCGGCCACATGAACGTGCTCCTGGCCGAGGCGGACGTGGACTACGAGCAATTGCTGGAAATGGATACCGCCAACCCCATGTTCGCGGACACGGACCTGGCGGTCATCATCGGGGCCAACGACGTGGTCAACCCGGCGGCCAACACCGCCGAGGGCACGCCCATCTACGGCATGCCCGTCCTGAACGTGGCCGAGGCGAAGAACGTCATCATCTGCAACTACGACACCAAGCCCGGTTACGCGGGCGTGGATAACCCGCTCTACGCGAAAGCCGGGGTCATCATGATGACCGGCGACGCCGCCGTTACCGTCGGGTCTTTGGTTGCAATGGCACAAAAAGGGACCGCCGGTTCCGGACAAGACGACACCGGCTCTGGAAAAGACGCCGTCGGCTCCGGGTCGCTCGGGACCACACTCCGGAGCGCGAAGAACGTCGTCATCGTGCCCGGTTACGGCATGGCGCTGGCCCAGGCCCAGCACAAGGTCAAGCAACTGGCCGACGCATTGGAAGCGAACGGCGCGAAGGTCGTGTACGCCGTCCACCCGGTCGCGGGCCGGATGCCCGGCCACATGAACGTGCTCCTGGCCGAAGCGGACGTGGATTATGAGAAACTGCTGGAAATGGAGACGGTCAACCCCATGTTCGCGGATGCGGACCTGGCGGTCGTCGTCGGGGCCAACGACGTGGTCAACCCGGCGGCCAACACCGCCGTGGATACCCCCATCTACGGTATGCCCGTCCTGAACGTGGCGGCGGCGAAGAACGTCATCATCTGCAACTACGACACCAAACCCGGCTACGCGGGCGTGGAAAACCCCCTGTACACCCAGGCGGGTGTGACCATGCTGCTCGGCGACGCCGCGGACTCCGTCGCGAGCCTGGTGGCCGCCCTGGCCGGAGCGGGCGATACGGGAGAAAGCGCGCACGCGGCCGAAAACCCGGACGCGGCTGTTGCCTCGGTCCTGCATGCCGCCAAAAAAGTGGTCATCGTGCCCGGCTACGGCATGGCGCTGGCCCAGGCCCAGCACAAGGTCAAACAACTGGCCGATGCCCTGGAAGCGAACGGCGCGGAAGTGGTGTACGCCGTCCACCCGGTCGCGGGCCGGATGCCCGGCCACATGAACGTGCTCCTGGCCGAAGCGGATGTGGATTACGAAAAATTACTGGAAATGGAGACAGTCAACCCCATGTTCGCGAACGCGGACCTGGCAGTCGTCGTCGGGGCCAACGACGTGGTCAACCCGGCGGCCAACACCGCCGTGGACACGCCCATCTACGGCATGCCCGTCCTGAACGTGGCCGAGGCGAAGAACGTCATCATCTGCAACTACGACACCAAACCCGGTTACGCGGGCGTTGAAAACCCCCTGTACACCCAGGCAGGGGTGACCATGCTGCTCGGTGACGCCTCAGAATCCGTTGAGCGCCTTATCCGGAACGCGGGATAG